The Helicobacter canis genomic sequence TTTGCCACGACACTGATTAGATAGACAGGCTCATCATAGCTATACATTTGCACTCCTTATGCTTCTAGCTCTTTATGCAAGAGATCTTGCAGGGGCTGCGAGAGCGATTCTAGCTTGGGTAGGGTGATGTTTGCACGCAAGTAGAGATCGCCTAGGGCTTGGGTTTTTAGGTTTTTCGCGCCGAGCTCTTTGACGCGGAATTTTTGGGCGTTTTTGGTGTTGGGCGGGATTTTTAGGGTAACTTCTTTGTGCAAGGTGGGGATTGTTATTTTCCCACCAAAAAGCGCGGTCTTTAGCGGGAGATCAAAATCTTGGATAATATCATCGCCACTTCGCTCATATAGCGCACTAGAATCCACCTGCACCTTTAGGATCAAATCCCCCCGCCCACTGCGCCCGGATCGACCTTTGCCGCGTAGGCGGATACTCTTGCCATCACTTATGCCAGCGGGGATTTTCATATCGATTTTTTCTCTCTCAAGCATTATGCTATGCTTGCCACCGGTGATAGATAGCTCAAAGGGTATGCGTATGCTTGCGTGTATATCTAAATCCTGCTCAAACCCCCCAAAATCCGCCCCACCAAAGCCAAAGCCCGAGCCAAAATTAAAGCCCCCACGCGCGCCAAAAATCTGGCTCAAA encodes the following:
- a CDS encoding DnaJ C-terminal domain-containing protein — translated: MSRSLYQTLEVSENASQDEIKKAYRKLARKYHPDVNKDKSAEEKFKEINAAYEILSDEQKRKQYDQFGDSMFGGQNFSDFARAQGGAAGLDEILSQIFGARGGFNFGSGFGFGGADFGGFEQDLDIHASIRIPFELSITGGKHSIMLEREKIDMKIPAGISDGKSIRLRGKGRSGRSGRGDLILKVQVDSSALYERSGDDIIQDFDLPLKTALFGGKITIPTLHKEVTLKIPPNTKNAQKFRVKELGAKNLKTQALGDLYLRANITLPKLESLSQPLQDLLHKELEA